In Lodderomyces elongisporus chromosome 2, complete sequence, the following proteins share a genomic window:
- a CDS encoding uncharacterized protein (MEROPS:MER0002728) — translation MDEKPLIKNTSHTRIVVQRLLLILPFVLCALTFLRYSKQTATTTRGWRYLNPLYQFTTIERADPYIAIQGNDPLHDNLGQPTLYPSKEHLHVGSKAMVASDVPLCSTMGKDILLRGGNAADAAVTVALCIGSINSHSSGIGGGGFILSRNHLRTRKGKGKGTEKGHERELELEEEEEVLSIDAREMAPEKAYKEMYHGSFVLSKIGGLSVAIPGELKGLEELFKRHGSGNLTWSELIQPVVELNRKGWKCSKVFEKVVSIEYDLVLSKVPSLRKTWDFIFNSHDDGDDHDRLVKEGDWITRPNYANTLELIAQNGSSAIFYDPEGPIVTSLVETIDKWGGIVTKEDFANYKVNVESPIQSKLNEYSVYTSNGVSSGLALVAGLNFFHNVSTVTNNNNNDDDDDDKVLFNHKLIESYKWSSSVRTRLGDYQERSKVIAKYSQHDWISELHANQGYSDSTTFPWRHYDPKYELVEPQGTSHFSIVDENDNAVGMTTTVNLLFGSMVYDPNTGIILNDEMDDFSQPNASNAFNLTPSVYNFVQPGKRPLSSTAPTIITHNNTTDLVIGAAGGSRITNTVLQAIIRLYFANFTLLDAIAYPRLHHQLIPEHVMCENLTIFNNEFPGIFEKLSVKKHTFMETGSLTAMNGIKRMKDGVLHGVSDFWRKRGEADGY, via the coding sequence ATGGATGAGAAACCACTTATTAAGAACACGAGTCATACAAGGATAGTAGTGCAGAGATTGTTATTGATTCTACCATTTGTACTCTGTGCATTGACATTTTTGAGATACTCGAAGcaaacagcaacaacaacaagaggaTGGCGTTACTTGAACCCACTTTACCAATTTACAACTATCGAGCGAGCTGATCCATATATTGCAATTCAGGGCAATGATCCACTTCACGATAATCTTGGTCAGCCTACATTGTACCCATCTAAAGAGCATTTGCATGTTGGATCAAAGGCAATGGTTGCTAGTGATGTACCACTCTGCTCTACAATGGGAAAAGATATTTTGCTTCGAGGTGGCAATGCTGCTGATGCTGCAGTCACTGTAGCATTGTGCATTGGATCTATTAATTCTCATAGTTCGGGTATAGGCGGTGGTGGCTTTATCCTTAGTCGAAACCATTTACGCActagaaaaggaaaaggaaaaggaactGAAAAAGGTCACGAGCGAGAGCTAGAgctagaagaagaagaggaagttTTGAGTATCGATGCCAGAGAAATGGCACCTGAAAAAGCTTACAAGGAGATGTACCATggctcttttgttttgagcAAGATTGGTGGGTTGAGTGTTGCTATTCCTGGAGAATTGAAAGGACTTGAAGAATTGTTCAAGCGTCACGGAAGTGGGAACTTGACTTGGAGTGAGTTGATCCAGCCTGTTGTTGAACTCAATCGCAAAGGGTGGAAATGTTCCAAAgtgtttgaaaaagttgttaGTATTGAATACGACTTGGTTTTGTCAAAGGTTCCCAGCTTGAGAAAGACTTGggattttattttcaatagccatgatgatggtgatgatcaTGATCGATTGGTTAAGGAGGGAGATTGGATTACTAGACCCAATTACGCTAATACCTTGGAGTTGATTGCTCAAAATGGGAGTAGTGCAATCTTTTATGATCCAGAGGGGCCAATTGTGACATCGCTTGTTGAGACAATTGACAAGTGGGGCGGTATTGTTACCAAAGAGGACTTTGCAAACTACAAGGTGAATGTAGAATCTCCCATACAGTCCAAGTTGAATGAGTATTCTGTCTACACTAGTAATGGAGTTTCTTCTGGTTTGGCATTGGTTGCAGGTTTAAATTTCTTCCACAATGTGTCTACGGTtactaataataataataatgatgatgatgatgatgacaaaGTGTTGTTCAATCACAAGTTGATTGAAAGTTATAAATGGTCAAGTTCGGTAAGAACACGATTGGGCGATTATCAAGAGCGCTCAAAAGTCATTGCCAAATATTCGCAGCACGATTGGATAAGTGAATTGCATGCTAATCAAGGTTATTCGGATTCCACAACTTTTCCTTGGAGGCACTATGATCCCAAGTATGAGCTTGTTGAGCCTCAAGGCACGTCGCATTTCTccattgttgatgaaaatgataaTGCTGTTGGTATGACTACTACAGTTAACTTGTTGTTTGGCTCAATGGTGTATGATCCCAATACAGGTATTATATTAAACGACGAGATGGATGATTTTTCACAGCCAAATGCTAGCAATGCGTTTAACCTTACTCCTTCAGTTTACAATTTTGTCCAGCCTGGGAAACGGCCATTATCGTCGACTGCGCCTACAATCATCACCCATAATAATACAACTGATTTGGTTATTGGTGCTGCTGGTGGTAGTAGAATCACCAATACTGTTTTGCAAGCGATAATCAGGCtttattttgcaaactTTACTTTGCTCGATGCCATTGCTTATCCCAGATTGCATCATCAATTGATTCCCGAACACGTCATGTGTGAAAACTTGACGATTTTCAACAATGAGTTTCCTGgtatttttgaaaagttaCTGGTTAAGAAGCATACGTTTATGGAGACTGGCTCGTTAACAGCAATGAATGGTATAAAGAGAATGAAAGATGGCGTGTTACATGGTGTTAGTGATTTTTGGAGGAAAAGAGGTGAAGCTGATGGATATTGA
- the CNS1 gene encoding HSP70/90 co-chaperone — protein MSQEEQPRVSQWETRKYVPKAGEPALPPQISQFANKTTDEVMEELNRLPFFMTKLDETDGEGGENIGVEALKSLAYDGEPDEIATNFKNQGNDCFKAKQYHNAIEYYNKALEVDCGVDDITKSLYLNRAACNLELKNYRKCVEDCKRVLTLDEKNVKACFRAGKAFFAIEKFEEAKQILTYGLSFSDSQDLTTLLSQVENKQKQIKDQLIKREKEEKEKQLKQAVLENSIKLRHYEIVRTKNPPEMLKSAKLTLEDPTDYQSQLIFPALVLYPTTDEFDFIAEISELTTPLEILEMVLNRPVEWFEGKHKNFHVKTLDCFMETTSGGLIKVGKKMELNQILSQESPKAPLFDNALKLFVVPKSDVAEWTSKWNKDIALQSRKQ, from the coding sequence ATGAGCCAGGAGGAACAACCTCGTGTATCGCAATGGGAGACCCGCAAGTATGTCCCCAAAGCAGGAGAACCGGCATTACCACCACAAATATCACAATTTGCCAACAAGACCACCGATGAGGTGATGGAAGAGTTGAACCGATTACCATTTTTCATGACAAAGCTCGATGAAACCGATGGAGAAGGCGGAGAAAATATCGGTGTTGAAGCATTGAAATCTTTGGCTTATGATGGAGAGCCAGACGAGATTGCTACAAACTTCAAAAACCAAGGTAACGATTGTTTCAAGGCAAAGCAATACCATAATGCAATAGAATACTACAACAAGGCACTCGAAGTCGATTGCGGGGTTGATGACATTACCAAGTCCTTGTACTTGAACCGAGCCGCATGCAACTTGGAGCTTAAAAACTATCGTAAATGTGTTGAAGATTGCAAGCGAGTGCTCACACTTGACGAAAAAAATGTCAAGGCATGTTTCAGAGCCGGAAAAGCTTTCTTTGCAATTGAGAAATTCGAAGAGGCAAAACAGATTTTAACCTATGGTTTGAGTTTTAGCGATAGCCAAGATTTGACAACATTATTGAGTCAAGTGgagaataaacaaaaacaaatcaagGACCAACTCatcaaaagagaaaaagaagaaaaagaaaaacaattgaaacaGGCAGTATTGGAAAACAGTATAAAATTAAGACACTATGAAATAGTAAGAACTAAAAATCCACCAGAAATGCTTAAAAGTGCCAAACTCACATTGGAGGATCCAACAGATTACCAATCGCAATTGATATTCCCGGCTTTGGTTTTGTACCCCACCACAGACGAATTTGACTTTATTGCTGAAATTAGTGAACTCACTACACCATTGGAGATTCTTGAAATGGTGCTCAACCGACCGGTTGAATGGTTTGAAGGCAAGCACAAAAACTTCCATGTCAAGACATTGGATTGCTTTATGGAAACCACTAGTGGTGGGTTAATTAAAGTTGGTAAGAAAATGGAGCTCAACCAAATTCTTCTGCAAGAAAGCCCCAAGGCTCCTTTGTTTGACAATGCattgaaattgtttgttgttccCAAATCCGATGTTGCCGAGTGGACTTCCAAATGGAATAAAGACATTGCTTTGCAATCGCGAAAACAATAA
- the ECM7 gene encoding Calcium uptake protein has protein sequence MQIKYSISRVAKSLKNLSKLERFLLFVRLASLCSAFVFGLVALIGPVFNNGLYMTRINTAHLEVSNGLYNSLRNSVSSASSILGETDSGYAPMGDSLTNSEIKLLTDYAEAQVAGAPQYCTSTLWTWCIGDYDTYNVIGRNGKVVQKKKNEVLTCTKKTHYTLDYRLQLQAMGLESILAYAYETQVSKNSQYDQAIDKRTNRLTLALNGVIFSCCAELVLLFSTLVIYSNRGNERDLSKIPNVVLHALAVVSVMACLSSIIGSSVITNLLLITKNEVSQKLDDFGVRFERGATWFTLLWFSTVCSIISMFSWGLPMWCANPPQEERRHKLEDSVFVGRYTQYF, from the coding sequence ATGCAGATCAAGTACCTGATTTCCAGAGTTGCAAAATCATTAAAAAACCTTTCCAAACTAGAACGgtttcttttatttgttcGCTTAGCAAGTCTATGCTCAGCATTTGTGTTTGGCTTAGTTGCCCTTATTGGGCCCGTGTTCAATAATGGTCTATACATGACCAGAATCAATACTGCGCATTTGGAAGTGTCCAATGGGCTCTACAACTCGCTACGCAACTCTGTGAGTTCTGCATCCTCCATCTTGGGAGAAACTGACTCAGGGTATGCACCTATGGGAGACAGTTTAACGAATAGTGAGATCAAATTGCTAACTGACTACGCAGAGGCACAAGTTGCTGGTGCGCCACAATACTGCACATCAACCTTGTGGACATGGTGTATTGGCGACTACGACACATACAATGTAATTGGCAGAAATGGGAAAGTTgtacagaaaaagaaaaacgaaGTTTTGACATGTACGAAAAAGACACATTACACCCTTGACTATCGATTACAGTTGCAAGCAATGGGACTCGAGAGTATTTTGGCCTATGCATACGAGACACAAGTACTGAAAAACTCGCAATACGATCAAGCGATTGATAAACGTACTAATCGATTGACGTTGGCTCTCAATGGAGTAATATTCCTGTGCTGTGCTGAGCTCGTACTACTATTCAGTACATTGGTTATCTATTCAAACAGAGGCAATGAGAGGGACTTGAGCAAGATCCCAAATGTTGTGCTACATGCACTAGCAGTCGTTTCAGTGATGGCGTGTCTTAGCTCAATCATTGGCTCGTCAGTCATTACaaacttgttgttgattacAAAAAACGAGGTTTCTCAAAAATTGGATGATTTTGGTGTGCGCTTTGAAAGAGGGGCAACTTGGTTCACACTTTTGTGGTTCTCTACAGTTTGCAGTATCATTTCGATGTTTAGCTGGGGTTTACCCATGTGGTGTGCCAACCCGCCTCAGGAAGAGCGCAGGCACAAGTTGGAAGACTCTGTATTTGTAGGTAGATACACCCAATACTTTTGA
- the TUF1 gene encoding translation elongation factor Tu encodes MFQRIQSLLPRRLALTSRPLLTRGYAAYNRTKPHVNIGTIGHVDHGKTTLTAAITKVLAEKGYANFLDYGSIDRAPEERARGITISAAHVEYETDKRHYAHSDLPGHSDYIKNMITGASQMDGAIIVVAATDGQMPQTREHMLLARQVGIQNLVVYVNKVDTIDDPEMLELVEMEMRELLSHYGFDGENTPVIMGSALCALEGKKPEIGVESINKLLDAVDEYIPTPERDADQPFLMPVEDVFSISGRGTVVTGRVERGSLKKGEEVEIVGEFSFKATSTGIEMFKKELDAAIAGDNCGILLRGVKRDEVKRGMVLAKPGTLKSHKKFLASIYVLTTEEGGRKTPFGEGYKPQLFFRTSDITADFSFPEGEGVDHSRMVMPGDNVEMVGTLIKLAPLELNQRFNIREGGKTVGTGMVTRIIE; translated from the coding sequence ATGTTTCAAAGAATTCAAAGTCTCTTGCCAAGACGTTTGGCACTTACCTCCCGTCCTTTGTTGACTAGAGGATACGCTGCCTACAACCGTACCAAGCCACACGTTAACATTGGTACTATTGGTCACGTTGATCATGGTAAAACCACCTTGACTGCTGCCATCACCAAGGTTTTGGCTGAAAAAGGTTACGCCAACTTCTTGGACTATGGTTCAATTGATAGAGCTCCAGAAGAAAGAGCCAGAGGTATCACCATCTCTGCTGCTCACGTTGAGTACGAAACCGACAAGAGACACTATGCCCACTCTGATTTGCCAGGTCACTCCGATTATATTAAGAACATGATTACCGGTGCCTCCCAAATGGACGGtgctattattgttgttgctgccaCCGATGGTCAAATGCCACAAACCAGAGAACACATGTTGTTGGCTAGACAAGTTGGTATCCAAAACTTGGTTGTCTACGTTAACAAGGTTGACACCATTGATGACCCAGAGATGTTGGAATTGgttgaaatggaaatgagAGAATTGTTGTCGCACTATGGATTTGACGGTGAAAACACCCCAGTCATTATGGGTTCTGCTTTGTGTGCTCTTGAAGGTAAGAAGCCAGAAATTGGTGTTGAGTCCATCAACAAGTTGTTGGATGCTGTTGACGAATACATTCCTACCCCAGAAAGAGATGCTGACCAACCATTCTTGATGCCAGTTGAAGAtgtcttttccatttccggTAGAGGTACTGTTGTTACCGGTAGAGTCGAGAGAGGTTCATTGAAGAAGGGTGAAGAAGTTGAGATTGTTGGTGAATTCAGCTTCAAGGCTACTTCAACCGGTATTGAAATGTTCAAGAAGGAATTGGACGCTGCTATTGCCGGTGACAACTGTGGTATCTTGTTGAGAGGTGTCAAGAGAGACGAAGTCAAGAGAGGTATGGTTTTGGCCAAGCCAGGTACTTTGAAGTCCCACAAGAAATTCTTGGCATCGATCTATGTCTTGACCACTGAAGAAGGTGGTCGTAAGACTCCATTCGGTGAAGGTTACAAGCCACAATTGTTCTTTAGAACCTCCGACATCACTGCTGACTTTAGCTTCCCAGAAGGTGAAGGTGTTGACCACTCTAGAATGGTTATGCCAGGTGACAATGTCGAGATGGTTGGTACTTTGATCAAATTGGCACCATTGGAATTGAACCAACGTTTCAACATCAGAGAAGGTGGTAAGACTGTTGGTACCGGTATGGTTACCAGAATCATCGAGTAA
- the PHO5_2 gene encoding acid phosphatase pho5, producing the protein MVSWSRILNPSLLLVPQSVYQDVSTPQQASVEQYNVIKYLGGSAPYIQREGYGISTNFPSTCSIEQVQMISRHGERFPSKGDGVAFEKVLTKFQKYGEFKGDLSFLNTYQYFVTDSDYYEKETSPENSKGPYAGTTNAFRHGVYFANRYKDLFNGETLPVFTSNSGRCFQTANFFARGLLGDDYDDGADGAGADGAGDGTKVKYVVIDEDPKMGANSLTPRYACKSLDNNANSDLIASYDKTYLQDILTRWQVDNPSLDLTLDEVSSLFLWCAFELNVRGQSPFCSLFTNDEFIKSGYRNDIVNYYQIGQGNNLSTTVGSPMVEASLKLLQEESDTKTWLFFTHDTDMEFYLSSMGLINPESDIPVDQVPFPNPYNAAEQFPQAARTYLEKFNCGGQKYIRFIMNDAVVPFPGCSSGPAFMCALDEFVSIVSDRMSKVSFQEQCNASGPSQLTFFWDYKQQEYNAPLIDQ; encoded by the coding sequence ATGGTGTCGTGGTCAAGAATTCTCAATCCTAGTTTGTTGCTTGTTCCACAATCTGTATATCAAGATGTTTCAACTCCGCAACAAGCTTCAGTTGAACAGTACAACGTGATCAAATATCTCGGAGGAAGTGCTCCGTATATCCAGCGTGAGGGTTATGGCATATCTACCAATTTCCCCAGTACATGTTCGATTGAGCAAGTGCAGATGATTTCAAGACACGGCGAGAGGTTTCCTTCCAAAggtgatggtgttgctttCGAAAAAGTATTGACCaagtttcaaaaatatGGCGAATTCAAAGGCGACTTGTCCTTTTTAAATACATACCAGTATTTTGTTACCGATAGTGATTACTATGAGAAAGAGACGAGTCCCGAAAATTCAAAAGGTCCATATGCCGGCACTACGAATGCGTTTAGACACGGTGTTTACTTCGCAAATAGATACAAGGACTTGTTCAATGGTGAGACCTTGCCTGTGTTTACCTCAAACTCTGGTAGATGTTTTCAAACAGCCAACTTTTTTGCTAGAGGTCTTTTAGGTGATGACTATGATGATGGTGCAGATGGTGCTGGTGCGGATGGTGCTGGTGATGGTACAAAAGTCAAGTATGTGGTTATTGATGAAGATCCCAAAATGGGTGCAAACTCCTTAACTCCAAGGTATGCGTGCAAGAGTTTGGACAACAATGCCAATCTGGACTTGATTGCAAGCTATGACAAAACTTATCTACAAGATATATTGACTCGTTGGCAGGTGGATAACCCTAGTTTGGATTTGACTTTGGACGAAGTTTCTTCGCTCTTTTTATGGTGTGCATTTGAACTTAATGTCCGAGGCCAATCACCCTTTTGTCTGTTGTTTACCAATGACGAGTTTATAAAAAGCGGGTACCGCAATGATATTGTCAACTACTACCAGATAGGACAGGGAAACAATTTGAGCACTACCGTTGGCTCTCCCATGGTTGAAGCTTCTTTGAAGCTTTTACAAGAAGAGTCTGATACAAAGACATGGTTATTTTTTACTCACGATACAGATATGGAGTTCTACCTCTCCTCCATGGGATTGATCAATCCTGAATCGGATATACCAGTAGACCAAGTCCCGTTCCCCAACCCATATAACGCTGCTGAGCAGTTCCCGCAAGCTGCAAGAACatatttggaaaagtttAATTGTGGCGGCCAAAAGTATATCAGATTCATTATGAACGATGCTGTAGTGCCATTCCCTGGGTGTAGTAGTGGACCAGCGTTCATGTGCGCTTTAGATGAATTCGTCAGTATTGTTTCTGATCGAATGTCAAAGGTCTCTTTCCAAGAGCAGTGTAATGCGTCAGGACCGCTGCAATTGACATTTTTCTGGGACTATAAACAGCAAGAGTATAACGCGCCATTAATAGACCAGTAA